In Corythoichthys intestinalis isolate RoL2023-P3 chromosome 4, ASM3026506v1, whole genome shotgun sequence, a genomic segment contains:
- the glrx3 gene encoding glutaredoxin 3, with protein sequence MANIVEAKTRAEFEDFLNKSGSRLTVVHFQASWAPQCAQMNEVVAELAKQHANATFVKLEAEAVPEVSEKYAIASVPTFVLFKSGAQVDRLDGAHAPELTKKVQRLVGSGSEPEAAPLDLNDRLKKLINAAPCMLFMKGSAQEPRCGFSRQIVALLRERNVSFSTFDILSDEEVRQGLKTYSNWPTYPQLYSKGELVGGLDIVKEMFESGELDDVLPKAPTLEQRLKELINRSPVMLFMKGSKEEVRCGMSRQIVEIMNATGVDYDTFDILGDEEVRQGLKTYSNWPTYPQLYVKGDLIGGLDIVKELEESGELQEKLEQGS encoded by the coding sequence ATGGCTAACATCGTGGAGGCGAAAACTCGAGCGGAATTTGAGGATTTCCTCAACAAAAGCGGCTCGCGGCTCACCGTGGTCCACTTTCAGGCGTCGTGGGCTCCGCAATGCGCCCAAATGAACGAAGTCGTGGCGGAGCTAGCTAAACAGCACGCTAACGCGACGTTCGTCAAGCTCGAGGCTGAAGCCGTACCGGAAGTATCAGAGAAGTACGCCATCGCTTCGGTGCCCACTTTCGTCCTCTTCAAAAGCGGCGCCCAAGTGGACCGTCTGGACGGCGCGCACGCTCCGGAGCTGACCAAGAAGGTCCAACGCCTGGTCGGTTCCGGCTCCGAACCCGAAGCGGCCCCGTTGGACTTGAACGATCGTCTGAAGAAGTTAATCAACGCGGCGCCTTGCATGCTCTTCATGAAGGGCAGCGCGCAGGAGCCTCGCTGCGGTTTCAGCCGGCAGATAGTGGCCCTCCTCCGGGAGAGGAACGTTTCCTTCAGCACCTTCGATATCCTGTCAGACGAAGAAGTCCGTCAAGGCTTGAAAACCTACTCCAACTGGCCCACCTACCCGCAGTTGTACTCCAAGGGCGAGCTCGTAGGAGGTCTGGACATCGTCAAGGAGATGTTCGAGTCGGGCGAGCTGGACGACGTCTTGCCCAAAGCGCCCACCCTGGAGCAGCGACTCAAGGAGCTCATCAACCGCAGCCCGGTAATGCTCTTCATGAAGGGCAGCAAGGAGGAGGTTCGCTGCGGCATGAGCCGGCAGATCGTGGAGATCATGAACGCCACCGGGGTGGACTACGACACCTTTGACATCCTGGGGGACGAGGAGGTTCGGCAGGGGCTCAAGACCTACTCCAACTGGCCCACCTATCCTCAGCTGTACGTCAAGGGGGATCTCATAGGCGGCTTGGACATTGTCAAGGAGCTGGAGGAGTCCGGAGAACTTCAAGAGAAACTCGAGCAGGGTTCCTAG